In a genomic window of Meleagris gallopavo isolate NT-WF06-2002-E0010 breed Aviagen turkey brand Nicholas breeding stock chromosome 1, Turkey_5.1, whole genome shotgun sequence:
- the C1H12orf75 gene encoding overexpressed in colon carcinoma 1 protein: MRATGTTKDAAEESVSDDDKRRNYGGVYVGLPSDAAAMVSSQTKTASKDLIQQNAAVTYVHHRAKSLTGASKMCCKTKNEEK; this comes from the exons ATGC GTGCCACAGGGACTACTAAAGATGC AGCAGAAGAATCTGTATCAGATGATGACAAAAGGAG GAACTATGGGGGTGTGTATGTTGGTCTGCCATCGGATGCAGCTGCCATGGTTTCCAGTCAGACGAAAACTGCATCAAAAG atttaataCAACAAAATGCTGCTGTCACTTATGTACACCACAGAGCTAAGTCACTGACTGGAGCTTCCAAAAtgtgctgcaaaacaaaaaatgaagaaaaataa